In Hevea brasiliensis isolate MT/VB/25A 57/8 chromosome 13, ASM3005281v1, whole genome shotgun sequence, a single genomic region encodes these proteins:
- the LOC110650559 gene encoding protein NUCLEAR FUSION DEFECTIVE 2 — MASRRFTVLTLLALVIFFLSQVRAVNELDYQRIKVKPSVSPFESALVLLQQQINYTFLKIDRLRRAMTHPSFSEENNRALSILGFNVIDTFVSMLALGNDIDISPKELNRLISEISKVETSCAADGMRLGLHKIVRISAKTNSTTPSVVCGAFRATFGAIAIDSGKSDVAGSAFWYVHTGKAEKALAL; from the exons ATGGCTTCTCGTCGCTTCACTGTCCTTACACTACTTGCTTTGGTGATATTCTTCCTTTCGCAG GTTCGCGCTGTAAACGAGCTCGATTATCAGAGGATCAAAGTCAAACCCTCGGTATCGCCATTTGAATCAGCTCTTGTACTGCTACAGCAACAAATCAA CTATACTTTCCTCAAGATTGATCGTCTCCGCCGTGCAATGACCCACCCCTCATTCTCCGAAGAGAACAACAGGGCGTTGAGCATTCTGGGTTTCAACGTCATCGACACGTTTGTCTCTATGCTTGCCCTTGGCAACGACATTGATATCTCCCCCAAGGAACTCAACCGCCTTATATCTGAGATATCCAAAGTGGAAACTTCCTGTGCGGCTGATGGGATGCGGCTGGGATTGCACAAGATTGTTAGAATTTCTGCCAAGACTAATTCAACGACTCCCTCAGTGGTTTGTGGAGCTTTCAGGGCAACATTTGGTGCTATTGCTATTGATTCTGGCAAGTCTGATGTTGCTGGAAGTGCTTTCTGGTATGTTCATACTGGTAAAGCTGAAAAAGCTCTTGCCTTGTAA
- the LOC110650560 gene encoding 8-amino-7-oxononanoate synthase: MEKSSWDYWVQEALAKLESLKLLRSLRPIYLSKESNPSRKVALGVNYEVFDEMQPWDRSSVEVSISESTFQKWLLEIPSSGDEIVCGNGVTDHKVEQSKKLLLFSGNDYLGLSSHPTIGKAAAKAAREHGMGPRGSALICGYTSYHRELESCLANLKKKEDCLLCPTGFSANMAVMVALGNISSLLASAEKPPKKEKIAIFSDALNHASIIDGIRLAERQQNVEVHVYKHCDMSHLRSLLSSCALKKKVVVTDSLFSMDGDFAPMVELVKLRKRHGFLLVIDDAHGTFVCGKNGGGVAEEFNCERDVDICVGTLSKAAGCHGGFIACSKNWKKLIQSRGRSFIFSTASPVPVAAAAHASVIVAKKEVWRRNAIWNRVREFQALTGIPIKSPIISLIVGSEEKALQASQHMLKSGFHVTAIRPPTVPPNLCRLRVTLSATHTADDLKQLIAALSCCINIQEIGSNSLYAYARL; encoded by the exons ATGGAGAAGAGCTCATGGGACTACTGGGTACAGGAGGCTCTTGCAAAGCTTGAGTCGCTAAAACTGCTTCGATCTTTAAGGCCCATTTACCTCTCTAAAGAGTCTAACCCTTCGAGAAAGGTTGCACTTGGAGTTAATTACGAGGTGTTCGACGAAATGCAGCCATGGGATCGGTCCTCCGTTGAAGTCTCCATTTCAGAGTCCACATTTCAGAAATGGCTCCTTGAAATTCCCAGTTCCG GAGATGAGATTGTGTGTGGAAATGGAGTGACTGACCATAAAGTTGAGCAGTCCAAGAAGCTACTTTTATTCTCTGGCAATGATTACTTGGGGTTGAGTTCACATCCCACAATTGGCAAGGCTGCTGCAAAG GCAGCCCGAGAACATGGAATGGGACCAAGAGGTTCTGCTTTAATCTGTGGATACACCAGTTACCATAGGGAATTAGAGTCTTGCTTGGCAAACTTGAAGAAGAAAGAG GATTGTCTTCTTTGTCCGACAGGGTTTTCTGCTAATATGGCAGTGATGGTAGCTCTTGGAAACATCAGCTCTCTTTTGGCTTCAGCTGAAAAACCTCCAAAGAAAGAAAAGATTGCCATATTTTCTGATGCACTGAATCATGCTTCAATAATTGATGGTATTCGTCTTGCTGAACGACAACAGAATGTAGAGGTGCATGTGTATAAACACTGTGATATGTCCCACCTTCGTTCACTATT ATCAAGTTGCGCATTGAAGAAAAAAGTTGTTGTGACAGATAG CTTGTTTAGTATGGATGGAGATTTTGCACCAATGGTTGAGCTTGTGAAACTTCGCAAGAGGCATGGTTTTTTGTTAGTCATTGATGAT gctCATGGAACATTTGTATGTGGAAAAAATGGTGGTGGAGTGGCTGAGGAGTTTAATTGTGAAAGAGATGTTGACATATGTGTTGGAACTCTGAGTAAGGCTGCTGGTTGCCATGGCGGATTTATAGCATGCAG CAAAAATTGGAAGAAACTCATACAATCAAGAGGCCGCTCTTTTATATTTTCAACTGCTTCTCCAGTCCCTGTTGCTGCTGCTGCCCATG CTTCTGTTATTGTGGCAAAAAAGGAAGTGTGGCGTAGAAATGCAATTTGGAACAGAGTTAGGGAGTTTCAGGCTTTAACTGGAATCCCCATCAAAAGTCCCATAATTTCTCTAATTGTTGGGAGTGAAGAAAAAGCCCTGCAAGCCAgcca GCATATGTTGAAATCTGGTTTTCATGTGACTGCAATCAGGCCCCCAACAGTGCCTCCAAACTTATGCAG GCTGCGAGTGACTCTGAGTGCAACTCACACAGCAGATGATTTGAAGCAACTGATAGCCGCACTGTCCTGTTGCATCAACATTCAAGAAATTGGGAGCAACAGCTTATACGCATATGCTAGACTCTAG
- the LOC110650567 gene encoding uncharacterized protein LOC110650567, which produces MGAEDPEMAHVDPDSIPEQSSNSLLANTRCCFCFPCFGSRRSSSVGLAWWERIRSSRRHSDDNPWWHTGVRAIKKIREWSEIVAGPKWKTFIRRFNRSRSSGNGRHGKFQYDPLSYALNFDEGPGQSSNFDEEDDYGGFHDFSSRYASVSRSGKPLAMDGSRNKDMAVIAVG; this is translated from the coding sequence ATGGGCGCAGAAGACCCAGAAATGGCCCATGTAGACCCAGACTCCATCCCCGAGCAATCATCCAATTCTTTACTCGCAAACACCCGCTGCTGCTTTTGTTTCCCCTGCTTCGGTTCCCGTCGTTCTTCCTCCGTCGGGTTGGCCTGGTGGGAGCGAATCCGATCGTCAAGACGTCATAGCGACGATAATCCATGGTGGCACACTGGTGTTAGGGCTATCAAGAAGATCCGAGAATGGTCGGAGATTGTCGCTGGTCCCAAGTGGAAAACTTTCATCCGGAGATTTAATAGAAGCAGAAGTAGTGGCAACGGCAGGCACGGCAAGTTCCAATACGATCCTTTGAGTTACGCTTTGAACTTCGATGAAGGTCCCGGTCAGAGCAGTAATTTCGACGAGGAAGACGATTACGGTGGCTTTCACGATTTCTCTTCCCGTTACGCCTCCGTTTCCCGGTCCGGTAAGCCGTTGGCGATGGACGGGTCCCGTAATAAGGACATGGCGGTGATCGCAGTTGggtga